The uncultured Methanomethylovorans sp. genome contains a region encoding:
- the mutS gene encoding DNA mismatch repair protein MutS: protein MSKMTPAMHQYYTAKKEYSDALIFFRMGDFYESFGEDAKTIAKELEITLTTRGKGEDGKNMPLAGIPYHAIDTYLPRLIKKGYKVAICEQLEDPKLAKGVVKRGVVRVVTPGTAIDPSMFSDATNNYLMALSGKNDDFGVSFLDVSTGEFMATQFFDEPPYDRIASEVARMLPAECIVPLHLYGNEHLMQRLEELRVIVHEFDEIAFDTTNAREHLKQHFGVSTLEGMGCDSLPQAIAAAGAALNYAITTQMRELGHVQSLSTYSESEFMILDSITLRNLEIVHNVRGECNDTSLLKILDQTSTPMGGRMLKKWILKPLISVSEINERLDAVEELSGKTLVRFDVRSHLAYVKDIERLVGRVMYGNSNARDLVALKLSMEAVPLLIQCVGDDVSSSFIRYIIEELQGFEELSSLVELIGKAIAEEPPLSVREGGMIRPGYNTELDKLKDMSHNGKKWVADFQQKERERTGIKSLKVGYNRVFGYYLEVTSSNSSQVPDDYIRKQTMVNAERFYTPELKEMETSILTADEKAHALEHELLSEINATVASYSKQLQRAAFLIGQFDVLVNLAEVAVHNNFVRPAVTSDCRILIRDGRHPVVESTVPGGFVPNDTEIDCEDNQFLLITGPNMAGKSTYMRQTALIVIMAQVGSFVPASHASIGIVDRVFTRVGAFDDLASGQSTFMVEMVELANILNNSTPKSLVLLDEIGRGTSTYDGYSIAKAVVEYIHNKSKVGVRSMFATHYHQLTEMEGALKRVKNLHIAVKEEGDDLVFLRKIVPGATDRSYGIHVARLAGVPHAVTSRAKEVLREIESESAINREGRPKKGKGKSTARYTQLMLFDGGSSPKADVKHPVLEELKSLDVNTLTPMDALNRLNSLKKLLDESGD from the coding sequence ATGAGCAAGATGACCCCCGCCATGCACCAGTACTATACGGCAAAGAAAGAGTATAGTGATGCCCTGATCTTTTTCAGGATGGGGGATTTTTACGAGTCTTTCGGGGAGGATGCGAAAACCATTGCCAAGGAGCTGGAGATCACTCTCACTACCCGGGGCAAAGGAGAGGATGGCAAGAACATGCCCCTTGCAGGTATACCGTACCATGCCATTGATACATATCTGCCCCGCCTCATCAAGAAAGGCTACAAGGTTGCTATCTGTGAGCAGCTCGAAGATCCCAAATTAGCCAAAGGCGTTGTGAAACGGGGTGTTGTGCGTGTTGTCACACCCGGCACAGCCATAGACCCATCCATGTTCAGCGATGCCACTAACAATTATCTCATGGCACTATCAGGGAAGAATGACGATTTCGGCGTGTCTTTCCTGGATGTATCTACAGGCGAATTCATGGCAACCCAGTTCTTCGATGAGCCACCTTATGACAGGATAGCCAGTGAAGTAGCTCGCATGCTGCCTGCTGAATGCATAGTTCCGCTGCATCTGTACGGGAACGAACATCTAATGCAGCGTCTTGAAGAATTGAGGGTAATTGTGCATGAATTCGATGAAATTGCCTTCGATACCACCAACGCACGGGAACATCTCAAGCAGCATTTCGGTGTTTCTACTCTGGAAGGCATGGGTTGTGATTCTCTTCCCCAGGCAATAGCCGCTGCAGGTGCTGCACTTAACTATGCCATTACCACCCAGATGAGGGAATTGGGGCATGTGCAATCCCTTTCCACATATTCCGAATCCGAGTTCATGATCCTGGATTCCATCACCCTGCGCAATCTTGAGATTGTGCATAATGTTCGGGGCGAATGTAATGATACATCCCTCCTTAAGATACTGGACCAGACCAGTACACCCATGGGCGGCAGGATGCTGAAGAAATGGATACTAAAGCCTCTGATCTCAGTGAGTGAGATAAATGAACGCCTGGATGCTGTGGAAGAACTCTCTGGTAAGACTTTGGTCCGTTTTGATGTACGCTCTCATCTTGCCTACGTGAAGGATATCGAGAGGCTTGTAGGCAGGGTAATGTATGGCAATTCCAATGCAAGGGATCTGGTTGCATTGAAATTGTCTATGGAGGCAGTACCTTTGCTCATACAGTGTGTGGGAGATGATGTTTCTTCCAGTTTTATCAGATACATAATTGAGGAACTGCAGGGTTTTGAAGAACTCAGCTCCCTCGTGGAACTCATAGGCAAGGCAATTGCTGAGGAGCCGCCATTAAGTGTACGGGAAGGGGGCATGATCAGACCCGGCTACAATACAGAACTTGACAAGCTCAAAGACATGTCCCACAATGGCAAGAAGTGGGTGGCAGATTTCCAGCAGAAAGAGCGTGAACGGACAGGTATCAAATCCCTGAAAGTCGGGTACAATAGAGTATTCGGTTACTACCTGGAGGTCACCAGTTCCAACAGCTCGCAGGTGCCGGATGATTACATCCGCAAACAGACCATGGTCAATGCCGAACGTTTCTACACGCCGGAACTTAAGGAAATGGAGACTTCCATCCTCACTGCAGATGAGAAGGCACATGCTCTGGAACATGAACTGCTGAGCGAGATCAATGCGACTGTTGCTTCCTATTCAAAACAGTTGCAAAGGGCTGCTTTTCTTATAGGGCAATTCGATGTACTGGTGAATCTGGCAGAGGTGGCTGTGCATAATAATTTTGTCAGGCCGGCAGTTACAAGCGATTGCAGGATACTCATCAGGGATGGGAGGCATCCAGTAGTGGAAAGTACTGTTCCCGGTGGCTTCGTGCCTAATGATACTGAGATCGATTGCGAGGACAACCAGTTTCTGCTCATCACAGGTCCCAACATGGCAGGAAAATCCACATACATGCGCCAGACAGCGCTCATCGTTATCATGGCCCAGGTAGGCTCTTTTGTGCCTGCTTCACATGCTTCCATAGGTATAGTGGACAGGGTTTTTACAAGGGTCGGAGCCTTTGATGACCTTGCCAGCGGGCAAAGCACTTTCATGGTGGAGATGGTGGAGCTTGCCAATATCCTTAACAATTCCACTCCAAAAAGCCTGGTACTGCTAGATGAGATTGGCAGGGGTACGAGCACTTACGACGGGTACAGTATTGCAAAGGCTGTTGTAGAATACATTCATAATAAGAGTAAGGTGGGCGTGAGGTCTATGTTTGCCACTCACTACCATCAGCTCACTGAAATGGAAGGTGCTCTCAAGCGTGTGAAAAACCTGCATATAGCGGTAAAAGAGGAAGGGGATGACCTGGTGTTCCTACGTAAGATTGTGCCAGGGGCCACTGACAGGAGCTACGGTATTCATGTGGCAAGGCTTGCAGGTGTGCCACATGCTGTCACTTCCCGGGCAAAGGAAGTGCTCAGGGAGATAGAAAGTGAGAGTGCTATCAACCGTGAAGGCAGGCCAAAGAAAGGCAAGGGCAAGAGTACTGCCAGATATACTCAGCTCATGCTGTTCGATGGCGGGAGTTCACCAAAAGCTGATGTAAAGCACCCCGTACTGGAGGAGCTGAAATCGCTTGATGTTAATACTCTTACTCCTATGGATGCCCTGAACAGGCTTAATAGCCTTAAGAAATTACTGGATGAAAGTGGGGATTGA
- the mutL gene encoding DNA mismatch repair endonuclease MutL yields MVDDACDMDSNRIHLLDEATISKIAAGEVIERPASAVKELLDNSIDAGATEIKVEIEGSGVKKISVRDNGCGMSHVDASMAFKKHATSKLSSIDDLETVHTLGFRGEALSSISAVAKITLITRRSRDVAGTKVTVGSDGVESISEVGAPVGTTVEVADLFHSTPARRKYLKSSRTELAHITEVLTNYAIANPNISFTLINEGKIVLRSPATANMFDNIVHIHGAEVARSLVPIVWENDLVKILGYVSKPELSRSGSDLQSFYINGRSISSKAISNAIRLGYYTLLPKGRYPAAFLILKIDPSIVDVNVHPRKTEVRLSHEKEIMENVTASVEKALSSTHLVPEIKVKDKSSPAQTVLYEKEDEDKLQNKVQVTTRVLEGPAPYHPPTKDTERRLKASSRLQSRLDSSPREEESAFVADDVKVMGQFEDLYIVAEVEKKLLLIDQHAAHERVMYERVLDSRDMGWQELLNPVTLELNPKEKIILEEFIPFLEEVGFSISEFGSNAYVVTTVPTIFGRMESPDVVHDIVSDLLSVGRIKDDTEIYDHVFSTMACRAAIKAGAVCNKEQMADLIRQLKNCKNPYTCPHGRPTMISFAREELDRMFKRTK; encoded by the coding sequence ATGGTCGATGATGCATGTGATATGGACAGCAACAGGATACACCTGCTGGATGAGGCCACTATCAGCAAGATAGCTGCCGGTGAGGTCATAGAAAGACCTGCCTCTGCAGTGAAAGAGTTGCTTGACAATTCCATAGATGCAGGTGCCACTGAGATAAAAGTGGAAATAGAAGGTTCGGGTGTCAAGAAGATATCCGTCAGGGACAATGGTTGCGGCATGAGTCATGTGGATGCCTCTATGGCTTTCAAAAAACATGCCACAAGCAAGCTTTCAAGTATCGATGATCTGGAAACTGTCCATACACTGGGATTCAGGGGCGAGGCTCTTTCCTCAATTTCTGCAGTTGCAAAAATCACACTTATCACTCGCAGGAGCAGGGATGTAGCAGGCACAAAGGTGACAGTAGGCAGTGATGGTGTGGAGTCCATATCTGAGGTAGGTGCTCCGGTAGGTACCACGGTGGAAGTGGCTGACCTGTTTCATAGCACACCTGCACGGAGGAAGTATCTCAAAAGCAGTCGCACTGAACTAGCCCATATCACTGAAGTCCTTACTAACTATGCCATAGCCAATCCAAATATCTCTTTCACCCTTATAAATGAAGGTAAGATCGTTTTACGTTCTCCTGCTACTGCTAATATGTTTGACAACATCGTACATATTCACGGTGCAGAGGTTGCCAGGTCGCTGGTGCCTATAGTATGGGAAAATGACCTTGTGAAAATATTAGGCTACGTCTCCAAGCCTGAGCTTAGCCGTAGCGGTTCTGATCTACAGTCTTTCTATATCAACGGGCGCAGCATTTCCTCAAAGGCTATAAGCAATGCCATTAGGCTTGGTTACTATACTCTTCTTCCTAAAGGCAGGTATCCGGCAGCTTTCCTAATCCTTAAGATCGACCCTAGTATAGTGGATGTGAACGTGCATCCTCGTAAAACTGAAGTGAGGTTAAGCCATGAAAAGGAGATCATGGAAAATGTTACCGCTTCTGTGGAGAAAGCTCTAAGTTCTACTCATCTTGTTCCAGAGATAAAGGTAAAGGATAAGTCATCTCCTGCTCAGACAGTGCTGTACGAAAAAGAAGATGAGGACAAGTTACAAAATAAAGTACAGGTTACAACTCGTGTTCTTGAAGGGCCGGCTCCTTATCATCCTCCCACAAAGGATACTGAAAGACGGCTCAAAGCTAGCTCACGCCTTCAGTCAAGGCTGGACTCTTCTCCTCGTGAAGAAGAAAGTGCTTTCGTAGCAGATGATGTGAAGGTAATGGGGCAGTTTGAAGACCTATACATCGTTGCAGAGGTGGAGAAAAAACTGCTGCTTATAGACCAGCATGCAGCACATGAGCGTGTCATGTATGAACGTGTGTTGGACTCCAGGGATATGGGATGGCAAGAGCTTCTGAATCCTGTGACACTTGAGCTTAATCCTAAGGAGAAGATCATTCTGGAAGAGTTCATTCCCTTTTTGGAAGAAGTAGGGTTCAGTATCTCTGAATTTGGTTCGAACGCTTATGTGGTTACCACTGTGCCTACTATATTTGGCAGAATGGAAAGTCCAGATGTTGTGCATGACATCGTATCTGATCTGCTCTCTGTTGGCAGGATCAAGGATGATACGGAGATATATGATCATGTTTTCAGCACCATGGCATGCAGGGCTGCTATAAAGGCCGGTGCAGTGTGTAATAAGGAACAGATGGCTGATCTGATAAGGCAACTGAAGAACTGTAAGAATCCATATACATGTCCTCATGGCCGTCCGACTATGATCTCTTTTGCAAGAGAGGAACTGGACCGCATGTTCAAAAGAACGAAATGA
- a CDS encoding cobalt-precorrin-5B (C(1))-methyltransferase produces the protein MIDPVNKSKIPDEWVARSNVPKEELIKGIENGRLVLLSDGSVLKRGYTTGTTATAAAKAAVLSLRKPVSHVSVPTPVGLRAEMDVHAVNGHAIAVKVYNDHESDITRGLEFVADAREVDGIVIRAGEGIGIVTREGLESKKGYPAINPKPMGQIKAAISEAVEELGLQGAEVTLSLPQGAEVAKQTLNSRIGVEGGISILGTTGFVEPWNDHLGEMKEDLIRSADKVVLTTGRIGIRYSTMLFPGYTVVLAGSRISEAVAAAKGDVIICGLPGLVLKWGNPDMLEGSGYATVVEMLELDPGNERFKKAFDMAVEKANGARVVVVDRDGTVLMDSGEKA, from the coding sequence ATGATAGACCCGGTGAACAAATCCAAGATCCCAGATGAATGGGTTGCGCGTTCCAATGTACCTAAGGAAGAGCTCATAAAAGGTATTGAAAATGGAAGACTTGTCCTCTTAAGCGATGGTTCTGTGCTCAAGAGGGGTTATACCACCGGAACAACAGCAACAGCTGCAGCCAAAGCAGCAGTACTCTCGCTGCGTAAACCTGTTTCCCATGTATCTGTGCCCACGCCTGTGGGACTGAGGGCGGAAATGGATGTGCATGCTGTCAATGGCCATGCTATTGCTGTAAAGGTATATAACGATCATGAATCCGATATCACTCGTGGTCTTGAGTTCGTGGCGGATGCCAGAGAAGTTGATGGCATCGTTATTAGGGCAGGAGAGGGCATTGGTATCGTTACAAGGGAAGGTCTGGAGTCAAAAAAAGGTTATCCAGCCATCAATCCAAAACCCATGGGACAGATTAAGGCAGCTATTTCCGAAGCTGTGGAAGAACTTGGATTACAGGGCGCAGAGGTTACATTATCACTTCCTCAGGGAGCTGAAGTTGCCAAACAGACCCTCAACAGCCGTATTGGTGTAGAAGGTGGCATATCCATCCTGGGAACCACAGGATTTGTGGAACCCTGGAACGACCATCTGGGTGAGATGAAAGAGGATCTTATACGCAGTGCTGATAAGGTGGTGCTTACCACCGGAAGGATTGGCATACGCTATTCCACCATGCTATTCCCCGGATACACTGTTGTACTTGCAGGCAGCCGTATATCAGAAGCTGTAGCTGCAGCTAAGGGCGATGTTATTATTTGTGGGCTTCCTGGTCTTGTCCTCAAGTGGGGAAACCCGGATATGCTCGAAGGCAGCGGTTATGCCACTGTGGTGGAAATGCTGGAATTGGACCCAGGCAACGAGAGGTTTAAGAAGGCTTTTGATATGGCAGTGGAAAAAGCCAATGGTGCAAGGGTCGTGGTTGTAGATAGAGATGGCACTGTACTCATGGACAGTGGGGAAAAGGCATGA
- a CDS encoding cobalt-precorrin-7 (C(5))-methyltransferase: MIIVGVGVGPNMLTQEAIKAIRNAPVIYGSGRSIELVKDFINCETHIIKNYRELHLLPADAVVLSTGDPMFSGLGKFAGENDRVITGVSSIQVSCARFHVEMSNLAMITAHGRDPSPAREVLIREVELGKDIFLLPAENFGSQEVAALLHEMGIEAKICLYENIGYPEERAVAGSVQNPPLAESDMYCLLIVQH; this comes from the coding sequence ATGATTATTGTAGGCGTGGGCGTTGGTCCAAATATGCTTACTCAGGAGGCCATTAAAGCCATCCGTAATGCTCCTGTGATTTATGGTTCAGGCAGGTCCATCGAGCTTGTAAAGGATTTTATCAATTGTGAAACTCATATCATCAAGAACTACAGGGAGCTTCATCTGCTGCCAGCAGATGCTGTAGTGCTCTCCACAGGCGATCCTATGTTCTCTGGACTTGGGAAGTTCGCTGGTGAAAACGACAGGGTGATCACAGGTGTCTCCTCAATTCAGGTGTCATGCGCCCGTTTTCATGTAGAGATGTCTAATCTTGCAATGATAACAGCACATGGGCGTGACCCATCACCTGCCAGGGAGGTTCTCATAAGAGAGGTCGAACTCGGAAAGGACATATTCCTGTTGCCCGCAGAGAACTTTGGCTCACAGGAAGTAGCGGCCTTGCTACATGAAATGGGTATTGAGGCAAAGATCTGCCTTTATGAGAATATCGGCTATCCAGAAGAAAGGGCAGTAGCTGGTTCTGTACAAAATCCTCCGCTTGCAGAGTCTGATATGTATTGTCTTCTGATCGTGCAGCACTGA
- a CDS encoding energy-coupling factor ABC transporter permease, translating into MHIFEGFLPSPWWQLWFVFSIPIILFGMYRLNKLVGERRDVVPLLAVAGAFIFVLSSLKLPSVTGSCSHPTGTGMAAVLFGPAITSVLGLIVLIYQALFLAHGGISTLGANVASMGIVGPFVAYAFYKAAAKMNMNFYLNIFLATAIADWMTYVTTSVQLALAFPTGGSLTLSGFLYSFAAFAAVFATTQVPLAIMEGALTALIMKYVVQVKGDMLVNLQVLTSEAVSKLKGAMS; encoded by the coding sequence ATGCATATATTCGAAGGTTTCTTGCCATCACCTTGGTGGCAGTTATGGTTCGTTTTTTCCATACCCATTATTTTATTCGGTATGTATCGCTTGAATAAACTCGTGGGCGAACGTAGGGATGTAGTGCCTCTGCTGGCTGTTGCCGGTGCATTCATCTTTGTACTATCTTCATTAAAACTTCCATCAGTGACCGGAAGTTGCTCCCATCCCACAGGTACAGGCATGGCAGCAGTCCTTTTCGGACCTGCAATCACTTCTGTGCTTGGTTTGATCGTCCTTATCTATCAGGCCTTGTTCTTGGCCCACGGCGGTATCAGCACACTTGGTGCAAATGTGGCATCTATGGGCATAGTAGGTCCGTTTGTGGCTTATGCCTTCTATAAGGCAGCTGCAAAAATGAATATGAACTTTTATCTTAACATATTCCTTGCAACAGCAATAGCTGATTGGATGACCTATGTGACAACATCTGTTCAGCTTGCCTTGGCTTTCCCTACAGGCGGATCCCTTACATTATCGGGTTTCCTTTATTCGTTCGCTGCATTCGCGGCAGTTTTTGCCACTACTCAGGTTCCACTTGCCATAATGGAAGGTGCTCTTACAGCTCTTATTATGAAGTATGTGGTGCAGGTTAAGGGTGATATGCTTGTGAACCTGCAGGTTCTTACTTCAGAGGCAGTGAGTAAGCTTAAGGGGGCTATGTCATGA
- a CDS encoding energy-coupling factor ABC transporter substrate-binding protein, protein MKLEYIVGIIALLFVAQFFYGIASHPDAEFAGADGEAENVISSIAPNYQPWNPGIPVFEPPSGEIESLLFALQAAAGALVIGYFFGYYRGKNKAGQ, encoded by the coding sequence ATGAAATTGGAATATATTGTTGGTATTATTGCCCTTCTCTTCGTAGCCCAATTCTTCTATGGAATTGCATCCCATCCTGATGCTGAATTTGCGGGGGCAGATGGCGAAGCGGAGAATGTGATATCTTCAATAGCTCCGAACTATCAGCCATGGAATCCAGGTATCCCTGTTTTTGAGCCTCCAAGTGGAGAGATCGAAAGCTTGCTCTTCGCACTTCAGGCAGCTGCCGGTGCCTTAGTGATAGGCTATTTCTTTGGCTACTATAGAGGGAAGAACAAAGCAGGTCAGTAA
- the cbiQ gene encoding cobalt ECF transporter T component CbiQ yields MTQILDDYALNSPLREKNHWLKIAITAFGIIIGVSSNSPITPFIIALCMSIATIHFSKVPAKFYFKILATPAGFVMVSAATIAFFSGAGNEVFGFDLFSHRFAVTVGGLNMAFVVLSRTISGMSCLFFLSLSTPMIELFSVLKATHFPDSFIEIAMMMYRYIFVFMEVAMGIKYAQTVRLGYKDFRTSFRSMGMLCTSLFIRAWEQGEKLYISMNSRCYDGKLILLEEDRPIKRSEVALTSAYFIIVLVVFYSTRNILLI; encoded by the coding sequence ATGACTCAAATACTGGATGATTATGCCCTTAACAGCCCCCTGCGTGAAAAGAACCATTGGCTTAAAATCGCCATAACAGCTTTCGGGATAATTATAGGTGTTTCTTCCAATTCTCCTATCACACCTTTTATAATAGCTCTCTGCATGAGTATTGCAACTATTCATTTCAGCAAAGTGCCTGCAAAGTTCTACTTTAAAATTCTTGCTACACCTGCAGGATTTGTTATGGTAAGCGCTGCTACCATTGCTTTCTTTTCAGGAGCTGGTAATGAAGTTTTTGGTTTTGATCTATTCAGCCACAGATTCGCTGTTACTGTTGGTGGTCTTAACATGGCTTTCGTGGTGCTCTCCAGGACTATCAGTGGTATGTCTTGCCTTTTTTTCCTCTCGCTTTCAACTCCCATGATTGAACTTTTCTCCGTGCTGAAAGCGACCCATTTCCCGGATTCTTTCATAGAGATAGCCATGATGATGTATCGCTACATTTTTGTCTTTATGGAAGTGGCTATGGGTATCAAGTACGCTCAGACGGTCAGGTTGGGCTACAAGGATTTCAGGACTTCCTTCAGGTCTATGGGAATGCTATGTACATCTCTTTTCATAAGAGCATGGGAACAGGGAGAAAAACTCTATATTTCTATGAACTCAAGGTGCTATGATGGCAAGCTTATATTGCTGGAGGAGGATCGTCCGATAAAGAGGTCCGAAGTGGCACTTACGTCCGCATATTTTATTATAGTGCTTGTAGTTTTCTATTCCACGAGGAATATCCTTCTTATCTGA
- a CDS encoding ATP-binding cassette domain-containing protein has protein sequence MTILETRDLVYSYPDGTIALDNVSVRIDLGKKIAFVGRNGSGKSTLFLTLNGTLVPKKGEVLFHGKPVKYDAKSLRELRKNVGIVFQNSDDQLFAPSIYQDVAFGPTNLGYSKEKINSVVQSTLDYVGLNPLKKKPPHHLSGGQKKRVAIAGIVAMEPEVIILDEPLSNLDPVGADEVMDLLNELNYFGKTIIISTHDVDLAYRWADYVFIMTNHQMIGEGIPEDIFRNEELLQKAYLRKPQILEVHEELRRRSLVKANGCPKDIPGLVRILKEPELMWVKVSPDVKVGDSVNLGLLHGEFALTYPMEAVNGRVLHIHEDCMAIVELSRHYVRAGSIMIYDTDHHDAGFLELFIAHGDVDTVGAMGKRSKLIAERDNIHLDITSGVIDRSILNALCGQRCLIITHGGMIYHAFERITQYIEESGINIHVDIINENGDISTLATACTGQVSCVQSSEEHSV, from the coding sequence ATGACAATCCTGGAAACCAGAGATCTTGTATACAGTTATCCGGATGGCACAATTGCTCTGGATAATGTGAGTGTCAGGATAGATTTGGGTAAAAAAATAGCCTTTGTGGGCCGCAATGGTTCTGGAAAATCTACGCTCTTCCTTACTCTTAACGGTACCCTGGTCCCGAAAAAAGGAGAGGTGCTTTTCCATGGTAAGCCTGTAAAGTATGATGCAAAGTCCTTGCGCGAACTTCGCAAGAACGTGGGCATTGTATTCCAGAACTCTGATGACCAGCTTTTTGCACCCAGCATTTATCAGGATGTGGCTTTTGGTCCCACGAATCTGGGTTACTCCAAGGAAAAAATCAATTCTGTAGTACAGAGCACTCTTGATTATGTGGGGCTTAATCCTCTTAAGAAAAAGCCACCACACCACTTAAGCGGTGGTCAGAAAAAAAGGGTTGCCATTGCGGGCATTGTTGCCATGGAGCCGGAAGTTATCATTCTTGATGAGCCGCTATCCAATCTTGATCCTGTGGGTGCGGACGAAGTAATGGACCTTCTGAATGAACTGAACTACTTCGGTAAAACAATCATCATCTCAACTCATGATGTAGATCTAGCTTACAGGTGGGCAGATTACGTATTCATCATGACCAATCACCAGATGATTGGTGAAGGAATACCTGAGGATATTTTCAGAAATGAAGAACTTCTCCAGAAGGCGTACCTTAGAAAGCCCCAGATCCTTGAGGTGCATGAGGAACTGCGCAGACGTAGTCTTGTCAAGGCCAATGGCTGTCCAAAGGATATACCTGGCCTTGTCAGGATACTGAAAGAGCCGGAACTTATGTGGGTAAAAGTGTCTCCGGATGTTAAGGTAGGAGATAGCGTGAACTTGGGTCTGTTGCATGGTGAGTTCGCCCTGACCTATCCTATGGAGGCTGTCAACGGCAGGGTGTTGCATATACATGAGGATTGCATGGCAATAGTGGAACTGAGCAGGCATTATGTACGTGCAGGTTCCATCATGATCTATGATACTGACCATCATGATGCTGGTTTCTTAGAACTTTTCATCGCTCACGGGGATGTGGATACTGTGGGTGCCATGGGCAAAAGGAGCAAACTCATAGCCGAGAGGGACAACATACACCTGGACATTACATCAGGAGTCATCGACAGGTCAATACTCAATGCCCTGTGCGGACAGAGATGTCTTATAATCACACATGGGGGAATGATCTACCATGCCTTTGAACGCATCACCCAATATATTGAAGAAAGCGGTATCAACATCCATGTTGATATCATAAATGAGAATGGGGATATCTCCACTCTTGCGACGGCCTGCACCGGGCAGGTATCATGTGTTCAATCTTCAGAGGAGCACTCGGTATAA
- a CDS encoding deoxyribonuclease IV, with protein sequence MNHTELLFGTAGAPYSSKKGTTIEGIRRVKELELGCMEIEFVRGVKMGASSAKEVQKIATSKNVSLSVHAPYYINLNSSEPEKIDASIKRIYDSALIGSICGAHSIVFHPAYYQKDKPEEVFSRVLRKLQELTVRMDEEGINTVLRPETTGKPTQFGSLDETLNMCSQLEKVLPCIDFAHLHARSNGKENSYEEFTAVLEKVENVLGREALENMHVHISGIEYGPKGEKNHLRLEESDLKYVELLQAFKDFRITGLIISESPDNEGDALLLKRTYQGL encoded by the coding sequence ATGAACCACACAGAATTGCTCTTTGGTACAGCTGGTGCACCTTATTCCTCAAAAAAAGGCACCACAATAGAAGGTATTCGCAGAGTGAAGGAGCTTGAACTTGGATGCATGGAAATAGAGTTTGTGCGAGGAGTGAAGATGGGAGCCAGTTCTGCAAAGGAAGTGCAGAAAATAGCCACATCGAAGAATGTGTCCCTTAGCGTGCATGCACCTTATTACATCAATTTGAACTCATCAGAACCTGAAAAGATAGATGCCAGCATCAAGAGGATATATGACTCTGCACTCATAGGTTCCATCTGCGGAGCTCACTCCATTGTATTTCATCCTGCATATTACCAAAAAGATAAGCCTGAAGAAGTGTTCTCCCGGGTTCTGCGAAAACTGCAGGAACTTACAGTCAGAATGGACGAAGAAGGAATCAATACAGTGCTAAGACCCGAGACCACCGGCAAACCTACACAATTCGGCAGCCTCGATGAAACTCTCAACATGTGCAGCCAGCTGGAGAAAGTCTTACCATGCATCGATTTTGCCCATCTGCACGCAAGAAGCAACGGAAAAGAGAATTCCTATGAAGAGTTCACTGCTGTACTTGAAAAAGTAGAAAACGTGCTGGGAAGGGAAGCTCTTGAAAACATGCATGTGCATATTTCAGGGATAGAATATGGACCAAAGGGAGAAAAGAATCATCTGCGTCTTGAAGAGTCCGATCTTAAGTACGTTGAACTGTTACAGGCTTTCAAGGACTTCCGGATAACGGGTCTAATTATATCTGAAAGCCCGGACAATGAAGGAGATGCTTTGCTTCTCAAAAGGACTTATCAGGGTCTGTAG
- a CDS encoding phosphopantetheine adenylyltransferase: protein MPRVVVGGTFECLHDGHRELLKKAFELADSGEVEIGLTSNEMANKRPRKIPDYSIRKEKVIQYIQQIAEGQKYTIVELNEPYGKTLTKNYDYIVVSPETYSVALKINKLRAEKNMKDIEIVKIDYVLAEDQMRISSTRIVLGEIDIHGHLKN, encoded by the coding sequence ATGCCCAGAGTAGTAGTCGGTGGAACTTTTGAGTGTCTTCACGATGGACACCGGGAACTTTTAAAAAAAGCCTTTGAGCTTGCCGACAGTGGAGAAGTCGAAATAGGACTTACATCCAATGAAATGGCAAACAAGCGACCACGCAAGATACCTGATTACAGTATCCGAAAGGAAAAAGTCATCCAATACATACAGCAGATAGCAGAAGGCCAGAAATACACTATAGTAGAGCTGAATGAACCTTATGGAAAGACCCTTACAAAGAATTACGACTACATTGTAGTCTCCCCTGAAACATATTCCGTTGCCCTGAAAATAAATAAGCTCAGAGCTGAGAAGAATATGAAGGATATAGAGATAGTGAAGATAGATTACGTCCTCGCTGAGGACCAAATGCGAATCTCGTCCACAAGGATAGTGCTCGGTGAGATAGATATTCACGGGCATCTGAAGAATTGA